The proteins below come from a single Phycisphaerae bacterium genomic window:
- a CDS encoding DHH family phosphoesterase — protein sequence MPPAELITALNDAQAPVIAGHTNPDVDALGAMLALGRVLPAPDRAVVLPGRHLSRRLRFMLDWGRVPMADAVRVTRADVLVTVDAAGPGRVSVPGEWTAVEDKFVVNIDHHVTNPDYGRINWVVDSASSSCELIYRLIVAAGWPLDGVTASLLYAGIHADTCGFTLPTASAETFEAMAGLVRAGADVEQVGARLYRSHHPHEFDLMRTVYHNTRLVGDGRIAYSTLTLAEIQAAGCTPADIDDQVSIPRSLSGIRIAMLLSEAEPGLVRVNLRGDESTEILPLAISLGGGGHAHSAGVRVRGAMDEVVRRVLDHAVSFLGPSA from the coding sequence ATGCCGCCCGCAGAACTCATCACAGCCCTGAACGATGCCCAAGCTCCGGTGATCGCGGGGCATACCAATCCCGATGTCGACGCCCTCGGGGCCATGCTTGCCCTGGGTCGGGTACTGCCCGCCCCGGACAGGGCGGTCGTGCTTCCCGGCAGGCACCTGAGCCGCAGGCTCAGGTTCATGCTCGACTGGGGCCGTGTCCCGATGGCCGATGCCGTGCGCGTCACCCGTGCCGACGTTCTGGTCACCGTGGATGCGGCGGGCCCCGGCCGGGTCAGTGTGCCCGGCGAATGGACCGCGGTCGAGGACAAGTTCGTGGTCAACATTGACCACCACGTGACCAATCCCGATTACGGCCGGATCAACTGGGTGGTGGACAGTGCCAGCAGTTCCTGCGAACTGATCTATCGACTGATCGTCGCCGCGGGCTGGCCGCTGGACGGCGTCACCGCCTCGCTCCTCTACGCCGGCATCCATGCCGATACCTGCGGTTTCACCTTGCCGACCGCCTCGGCGGAGACATTCGAGGCGATGGCTGGCCTGGTTCGCGCCGGAGCGGACGTCGAGCAGGTCGGGGCGAGGCTGTATCGTTCTCATCATCCTCACGAGTTCGATCTCATGCGGACCGTTTATCACAACACCCGGCTGGTCGGCGACGGCCGCATTGCGTACAGCACGCTCACTCTGGCCGAGATTCAGGCCGCGGGTTGCACTCCGGCCGACATCGACGACCAGGTTTCCATTCCCCGTTCGTTGTCCGGGATACGGATCGCCATGCTGCTTTCCGAGGCGGAACCGGGCCTCGTCCGGGTCAATCTCCGCGGCGATGAGAGCACCGAGATCTTGCCCCTGGCGATCAGCCTGGGCGGCGGCGGCCACGCCCATTCCGCGGGCGTCCGCGTGCGCGGCGCCATGGATGAGGTCGTCCGACGGGTGCTGGATCACGCGGTCAGCTTCCTGGGGCCATCCGCGTAG